The DNA region TTTTTTTTGTTGTGTATTTTGACATTTATGTGCCAATTATTATCCATGTTTGTCAGTCCACCAACCatgaagaagaaataagaaTATAGTTTAACATATATTATGAAATCTTAGTTGATTTTTTTGGTTGCATTCTATGTGAGAAAAGCTGGCTCCATTTCATGCTTGAGCAAGAATCATGGCCATGACATTGTCTATTCTACTTCATGAGACAGAACATTTAAGGTTTggttttacaaaaaatatttctaaaacAATGTCGGTatgtgaataaataaataaattattaaatgatgaaaaagataaattattGTAATGACATTGCATTATTAATTATCACCTTAGTTTTTATGACACaactttataaataaatattttactctATTTAAGATTCAAGAAGCTTGACAAATTTACTCAAAATGTGGAGACTCAAAATTGGATGTCAATAATTGCCCTttctgtatacgggtaaaaccgaggacacGAGTACGCTCAGTTTTCTGTTGTTATGATTATGCCCAGGTGATGCTCGAGCACCTCACTGGGATCGAGAAGCTCGAGGTCGGGCCAGTACGAGGCGATAATGGAAGGATGATCAACTGCCATCAACagaagaccgaaatatccgccctcaCCCGGATATTCCGGCGTCAATCCCGGCGACGCAGCTGTCACCAGATTTACTTGCTTTACTTAGAATTGTACTAGGTTAGAAattcctctactatataaaggggaGGCCTCCATTCATAAAAGGGGGTCAAAGgcagagagaagagagaaaggatTCATATCAATAATCATTTAAGAATACAGCATCTGTTTCCATTTGTTCTTGAGTTTTACTTCGTTTGCATTTCTTTACAGTTTGTAACAAGAGGCTACCGACCTCGATTTTCTAGCCCGAGGTCACGCGAATCCGGCACTTGGTTAGATCTGACTCTTTGTCCATTCCACATACATCACACTATTCAAATCTTTGAACGAATTTAGCTGCGTATCTTTGGCACCTCATATAAATTTAACTGCTTAtatttttaaggttaaacagtttggcgcccaccgtggggccttaGATATTAGTGGCGGTTCAATATAACGCTGTGGTCAAACTCGATATTTCACACTTGTTCTTTAGGGTTTGATTTCAGGTATACAGGAAATGTCGGATTCATATTCTGTCAACTTCCAAGCGGAACCCGTACCATCACGAGCATGACGATGGGGTTGCACCAAACCACAATGCGCCCCCGTCAATCCCGCTCAGGTCGGTTCATCGGTGGGAAACATTTCGATCAGTGAGGATAACGGAGCCATGCTAAGCCCTCCGAGAACCGATTAGATATGGCCATGGCTCGGTTGCGAGGCCCGACGTAAGAGATCATAGTGCAATTGCAAAATCGAATCGAGGGCACCCGATgtttgttatacctcgcattttgtacatttggatattccgagttaatggcggaaagttagggacgaggttataattttttttaagaatgcatgagttgcatgttcatcttttgtcaatatggggcattaagggtaaaattggaataaggaaaagtaagggcaaacttagaatttggaaaaaaaattatttcatgaaaagccaaactggccatgtatagtggaaagtgggtcccacccatggttggccaatattttcatgccatgagatggcacatgtgtacattacatatttgtgggatatatatatgtatgtagacaaagatgacaaggagggataaattattcatcttttataatttaaaagaaaagtctagaaaatttgagaaaaattagagaaaagagaagcacatgaccggccatgtgcatggttgtgtatatatatatatatatatatatatatatatatatatatatatatatatatatatatatttatattcaagagagaaaaaaagaaagaggaagggcacattcggccaaggctggccgaatTGGATGCCTTCAagtgatcatgaaaaatttctttcttcatgtttccctactaattgggaggttctctacgacatggagtggttgttggaggagAAAGCCATTCGTTGTTGCAAATTGGAACCTTGGCCGAGTGGAGAAAGTTGAGCAAGGAAGGTGAGgattaatcttctttacatgttttatgggtgtttgtgcatgttgtgatatgtagaagtaagtgaatttcatgaaaatatggtattgtgtgtgtggccgtgcatgtgtggtaatgtagaagtgaagaactaatttcatgtGGTACGTTTAGAAcgttgtgttgtgggttctatgtgatgaaaatgaagggttaatgatccaaattgaagttatagttgtgagggctgatttggagcttaatgtgattttagtATGTTTCCTTGAAATTAAGGAAATAATGTTGcaaatgtgtgaattgttgatgtagttgatgaatttggaagaaggaaatgcaTTGTTGTTGCCTTATTGCAATTGGGGatgtttcgggtggagtagagcattaattggattgttgaaaatattgtatggattgcttaaagagttcttgaatattgcttgaatggtttcggattagtaatcgaatatgtgagcattggtattgaattgatcgtatgtagtttggttgaatataaatgaaatgttatCGAATTGTGTAggaaggaattattaatgatagAATGCGTCTTGAatcatttatgaatattgatagtatggttgttggtttggttgttgttgatttggccgagttgaattctcggggttgttggaatTATAGGgaaagtgctgccgaaatttcggtagacaaagtgttaactTGGCATTGGATGTTTAAGTGCGTATGGCTAattgttgatacctaatgatattattgtagatcgtgagaagtcgagacgcaagttcggattagcttaggaagtggccaaggtatgtaaagctcacctttttttctttggcatgtcttagttaaattaagctatgatatgatccccgaggtaattctattcttacgatccgagcatgtccgcgATTCTTATTTGCCTCTTAATGTTGACATTCTTAAGgtagtgaaaattttggtccttatgtcttttgtatgtttggaaATAAATGTTGCCTAaagaattttatgtttaaaagattccgaaactacgaacaaccgtaactttctccaaaaggctcggatcgcctcgataagctcgtaggaggttctgtagtgCATTATGACTATAATGTTCATAGGCGGtttcggattgggttgacgctcgtccatgggtcccgcgacgttcctttgtaaagttctgacgacttttggaaAAGAACTTAAAAATGACTATCacccgaccccgagtatgatcacttacttatctgttaagtctgaaatgaggatttgcatgtatatgatttgatatgtaactatgatggctaaaaTCGTTTAAATGTGTTCCGAGAAATATTCGGGAGAATAAAtcggatttgactatgactattggcttggttttaaatggtagtttgttttgattgtctTATGGAATCTCGTGTaaatgtacgaaatgagaaatcgtatgtatatgattccgatacgtaactatgattgataagagttttatttgatatgtttccgagtaatatccacaagagatttgaattgactaatgccattggcttgtaaatgataatttgtttgattgttCCGTTAAGTCCGTGTAAATGTTTtgagttgcatatagatcctacgattatcgctcgtgcacattattgttacttccttcgccgagtccgggccgtaCTATCGTGCGCgcaattcgaagtatgatgagcgactaatattatggtgttatgatgtgtccggtacgccgggCCCCTTTAGGCCGGGTACTGTGGTtatatgatgtgatgtgtgacggagatacggagatatgaaaacttccgaagtatgatgagttgtggcgcccaaggcaggaggggcgaccacattccgtccgccgggtccattatgggccgcatagggCATATGCTATggtaatctgatgatctgatgacacgatgatttgataatgtgatgatctgataacaaaatgaatctgttctgacgatatgataatctgatgatgtGGTAATCGATGACATGATAATTTGGTGATATGGTAATATGATGTCATGATGAAATGATGACTCGtctaatgtgatgatatgataatgtggtAATTacgtttaccgagtccctcactggagggccgggacacgttatatgttatatatatgtattcagaAATATGACCTGTTtgtttcggagccggtggtaGGGCAAACCTAGTGGCGAGGAaaaattccgcactggtttaggcgaatcccacatcggttagtgtcagctactatgatatgttctattttatatacatataagacagaaatgtttttcaaaataaagttaagtaCTTTGAGCATtcggattattatatttgtcttctgtatctcttatgcactatttgtattacagatgcatgtacttcggtattctgactattatgcacattttctgtactcctcatttcggttaCGATCTCGTttcctgtattccatgctttacatactcgacatatttcgcaccgaccccttttcttcggggctgcgtttcatgccgcgcagtacaccctgTGTAGTCTGAAGATATTAACAAGACGTTCCacccgggattggcgagctacACTTTCTAATAGtgcagccgagtcagagtattatgttatggtcttgtgttctgtgttagagactttgcgtacaggtcgtgggtataagatgtcggttacgTAAGCggctataagccgatgtattattacgcattgtgttataagtttcatatgttacaaatttttatttgacttgaaaaagatgaaaagcataattgatttaaaaaaaacttttatttatgtatttatgctatgGTTAAGGACCCGGTAcgattacgagtattacgatagttagcggttcgctcggccctagataagggtcgggtgcccatcacaccctatcggattaagggtgtgacaatgttGCTCCATCAGAATCGACCCACGATACGGAGGAAAGGCAGGTACCGCAGGGTAACGATGGACTCCTCGGGCAAAATACCGAATTGAAAAGAATGCTCGAGGAATTGACCAAACGAGTTGAATCTGGTGAAAAGAAGATAGAGGCGAACTATAAGAAAGTAGAGAACTATAATTCGAGGGTCGATCAAATATGGGAGCTCCGCCGTGTTGAAGGGCCGGATTCGAAAAAAAAGTTCGTTCAAATGCCGTTCCCGCCGAGCGCGGCGCCGATGAAAATCCCCAAAAGGTTTCGCATGCCCGATATCCCGAAGTACAGCGGGACAACCGACCCAAATGAGCATATAACTGCATATACATGCGCTATCAAGGGCAACGATCTCGCCAATGATGAACGGGAATCGGTGCTACTTAAGAAATTCGGAAAAACCCTGTCGAAGGGAGTTATGCTCTGGTATCATAACTTGCCCGAGCATTCGATTGATTCATTTGCCATGCTTGCTGATGCTTTCGTTAAGGCCCATGTCGGAGCTATCAAGGTCAAAACCCGAAATTTAGATCTATTCAACGTCAAGCAACGAGACGACGAGACCCTCCGCGAGTTCGTGGCTCGATTTCAAATGGAGCGCATGGACTTGCCACCAGTTACGGACGATTGGGCCGTTCAGGCTTTCACCCAAGGGCTCAATTCAAGGAGCTCGATCACCTCAATGGAACTAAAACAAAACTTGATCGAGTACCCGGCCATCGCCTGGGCTGATGTGCATAACAGGTGTCAGTCGAAAATAAGAGTCGAAGACGATAAGATTTTGAGGGCCGCTTCAGTGTCGTGGCACTCGGGTGAAGGAACTGATCATACAAGGAGAGTGGTGgatcaagattcaagatcatCCTATGACAGATACCAGCCGTATCCGCTTGATTAAAGAGGAAATGGGCGTAACACTAAATCGGGcaaaattgataggagaagtgACCGAAGGGGAGACCGAGGTCCAAACAACCGCGGATTGGTAAACAAAAATGCTGTCGAAAGAATTTCAGGGAACAGAGAGATTCCAAGGTTAGCCGAGTATAACTTTTGCGTCGATGTAGCAACTTTAATGGCAGCCGTTAGCCGAAATAAAGAAACGAGACATCCAAGGCCCATCCAATCTGACCTAGAGAAGCGGGACAAAAGCCTTATTTGCAAGTATCATCATACTCACGGCCACCGGACCGAAGATTGTCGGCAGCTGAGGGAGGAGGTGGCCCGTCTGTTCAATTTGGGGCATCTTCAAGAATTTCTGTGCGAACGAGCGAAAACTCATTTTAAAAACCTAGATTCCAGCAAGCCGGATAGACCGAAAGAGCCTCATCAGGTGATACACATGATCATGGGTGGAACCGACGTGCCCGTGGGGCCAGTGATGAAGCGCACAAAGATATCCATAACAAGGGAAAAGCGTGTCCGAAGCGATGATCCCGATGGTGCCATCACGTTCGATGACGAGGACATGGAAGGCATCGCCCAACCACATAATGACGCACTGGTAATCTCTATCCTTGTCAATAATTTTAGAATTAAACGTGTgttgattgacccaggtagctcaGCTAATATCATCCGATGGAGAGTCATTGAACAGCTGGGGCTACTAGATCAGATCGTGCCAGCCATACGAGTCCTCAATGGATTCAACATGGCATGTGAAACGACCAAAGGCGAGATCACTCTACCGATCAGCGTGGCAGGAATTATGCAGCAGACGAAATTTTATGTGACAGAAGGTGATATGGAGTATAATGCACTACTGGGCAGACCATGGATCCATCTCGTGAGAGCGGTCCCTTCGACTATGCAACAGATGTTGAAATTCCCGACCCCAAAAGGTATCAAAACAGTCTGTGGTGAACAGCAGGCTGCAAAAGAAATGTTCGCGGTCGAAGAATTTGCCAAGACCGTAGAAGCCCTAGATCGAACTGAAGGGAAGAATGTCAAACAGCAATCACAGACCCCGGTCCCGGAATCTTTGAAAGATCGGAACGGGGACACACCTGATGATGAGTTAAAATTCGGAGTGCCGAGAACCTTTGTGGTGCCCGATGATTCTGACGCCACCAAGTCCACCGTTGAAGAACTCGAGCAAGTGACGTTGTTTGCCCATATCACGTAAAAGGAAAGTATACACGGGCACGGGATTAACGCCGAACTCGGGGATAAATTTATTGAGTTTCTTAAAATTAACTCCGACTATTTTGCTTagtcccatttagacatgacagtATCCCACCGGGACGTGACAACGCACAACCGAGCTTGGATCCGACTTTTTTCCCCGGTCAAACAAAAGCGGAGGCCGCAACCCGAGGTAAAGCATGCGTTCGTCAAAGACGAGGTAACCAAGCTCCTTAATATAGGGTCCATTCGAGAGGTAAAATATCCCGATTGGTTAGCCAACGTCGTGGTAGTACCTAAAAAGGGGAATAAGTTTAGAATGTGCGTGGATTATAAAGACTTAAACAAAGCTTTGTCGAAGGATTCTTCCTTGCCCGCATCGATCGCATGATCGACGCCACCGCGGGTCATGACATGCCGAGTTTCTTGATGCATATTCCGGTACAACCAAATCCAAATGGACCCGGAGGATCCAGAAAAGACCTCTTTTGTAACTAGGTTCGGCAcgtattgttataatgtaatgccttTCGGCCTAAAAAACGCTCGTGCAACCTATCAACGCCTAGTCAATCGAATGTTTGAACATCAAATAGGAAAATCCATGTATTGATGACATGGTCGTTAAGTCCCTGCGAGCAGAGgaccatttgaaatttttgcaggAGACTTTCAGCATATTGAggaaatacaacatgaagctgaacccgGAAAAATACGCCTTCGGCCTCGGATGCAAGTTCCTCGGCTTCATGGTGT from Lycium ferocissimum isolate CSIRO_LF1 unplaced genomic scaffold, AGI_CSIRO_Lferr_CH_V1 ctg22926, whole genome shotgun sequence includes:
- the LOC132043309 gene encoding uncharacterized protein LOC132043309 — encoded protein: MAAVSRNKETRHPRPIQSDLEKRDKSLICKYHHTHGHRTEDCRQLREEVARLFNLGHLQEFLCERAKTHFKNLDSSKPDRPKEPHQVIHMIMGGTDVPVGPVMKRTKISITREKRVRSDDPDGAITFDDEDMEGIAQPHNDALVISILVNNFRIKRVLIDPGSSANIIRWRVIEQLGLLDQIVPAIRVLNGFNMACETTKGEITLPISVAGIMQQTKFYVTEGDMEYNALLGRPWIHLVRAVPSTMQQMLKFPTPKGIKTVCGEQQAAKEMFAVEEFAKTVEALDRTEGKNVKQQSQTPVPESLKDRNGDTPDDELKFGVPRTFVVPDDSDATKSTVEELEQVTLFAHIT
- the LOC132043308 gene encoding uncharacterized protein LOC132043308, coding for MPDIPKYSGTTDPNEHITAYTCAIKGNDLANDERESVLLKKFGKTLSKGVMLWYHNLPEHSIDSFAMLADAFVKAHVGAIKVKTRNLDLFNVKQRDDETLREFVARFQMERMDLPPVTDDWAVQAFTQGLNSRSSITSMELKQNLIEYPAIAWADVHNRCQSKIRVEDDKILRAASVSWHSGEGTDHTRRVVDQDSRSSYDRYQPYPLD